The Doryrhamphus excisus isolate RoL2022-K1 chromosome 1, RoL_Dexc_1.0, whole genome shotgun sequence genome includes a window with the following:
- the LOC131139944 gene encoding calglandulin-like yields the protein MASKLSPEQITEYKGVFEMFDEEGNGDVKTKELERLMSLMGINPTKRELGQMAKDVDKDGKGIFNCDSFLGLMALYHERTKNQDAELRAAFKVFDKEAKGYIDWNTLKYVLMNAGEPLNEIEAEQMMKEADKDGDGTIDYEEFVAMMTGDLFKMS from the exons ATG GCCAGCAAGTTAAGCCCTGAGCAAATCACAGAGTACAAGGGAGTTTTTGAGATGTTTGATGAGGAGGGCAATGGAGATGTGAAGACGAAGGAGTTGGAGAGGCTGATGAGTTTAATGGGAATCAACCCTACAAAGAGGGAGCTCGGTCAGATGGCCAAGGACGTCGACAAAGATG GTAAAGGTATCTTCAACTGTGACAGCTTTCTGGGCCTGATGGCACTGTACCATGAAAGAACCAAGAACCAGGATGCTGAACTGAGAGCTGCTTTTAAAGTCTTTGACAAAGAGGCAAAGGGATACATTGACTGGAATACACTCAA ATATGTGCTGATGAACGCAGGAGAACCACTTAACGAGATTGAGGCAGAGCAGATGATGAAGGAGGCGGATAAAGATGGAGATGGAACCATTGATTATGAAG AATTTGTGGCTATGATGACCGGTGACTTGTTTAAAATGAGCTGA